The genomic window GAGGGGCCGTGGGAGGTTTGAGAAGGGGCGGAACAAAGCTGGATCTCGTGGACAATCTGAGGACACCCGATCCACCTCTTCACAGGGGGTAGATGACGAGAGCTCATCACATGTAAGAAATGTATTATCAAACCCACCCACTTCACTGAGTTTAAACCACTTATATAGATCACATACTTTGGTAATTGTCAGTAGTAGTTGACCTATTGCACATGGTAACACTCGATGGGAAGTCTATTTGTGGATCCCGTTGGTTTGGTGATGTTTGTCTTGTTGTGTACTGTTTGAGATGTATGTGGCTGTGTTTTACAGCGGGACAGGTCCCCCCTGAGGGTTGGTCCTGGTGACAGCGGCCTCCGTTGTGGCTTCTGTCACGCTGGCGAGGATGAAAACGAAACACGGGGCGTACTCCATGCTGACAACGCTAAAAAGGTTGCTGCACACTACAAATGCATGGTGAGATTCATCCCTTACTTTTAACTGGTCTTTTGCCTTCCTTGTATGGACATTCATTGTACTTCAGTGTGGAATGTGTGGAATGGTTACATCTAGACCtatttgttgttgtatttcttACCTGTTGACATGCATTATTTCCCGTCACCTGTTGTCCTGTTTTTTCTTGCTGGTAGCTTTTCTCATCGGGAACAGTCCAACTCACCACCACCTCACGGGCTGAGTTTGGGAACTTTGACATCAAGACGGTCATCCAGGAAATAAAAAGAGGGAAAAGAATGGTGAGAATTGTATGACAGTATACAGTTGTGGATATCTACTTGAATGCACAGTGTGAGGAGTTAAGGTTATACGGTTGTAACTGTTATATTATAAATAATTACCCTTCAGAAATGCACCCTCTGTACCCAGTTGGGTGCCACTATCGGGTGTGAAATCAAGGCTTGTGTGAAGACCTACCACTACCATTGTGGTGTACAGGACAAGGCCAAGTACATAGAGAACATGGCTCGTGGAATCTACAAGTGAGTTCCACCACTCCCACATTCCTCCATCTAAACATAACCTTAGTTAAGAAATAGGGATGCCAGGATTTGGCCCTTAAAACAGTTCTGAGTATCTTTCATATGTACAATATTGGGATTCAAGTTAATAGGACAAAGATGTATTATAAATGATGAAAGTTTTGCTGTGCTTTGTGTTTAGGCTGTACTGTAAGAACCACAGTggaaatgaggagagagatgaggaggacgaggagagggagagtcgCAGTAGAGAGAGCGCAGCTGTCGACCATGGTGGGACATTGCCTTCACCTCAAATCAACGGCAATTAGGTAATGGGGCTTTGAAATACGACAGTACAACTCATCAAACACATCGGAATGTTATGTTGGGAAAAATGTTGTCCATAGAAGCTGGAATTTAATTGAAGGGAAACATTTGTCTCCACAGATCATGGTTACGGATAATAAGAGGATAAGGAGAATTCAAAGATGGAGATAAGATATTTTTTATAGCTCAAACATTTCTCAAGTCCCAATCAGACTTTTCAGTTGCCTCTACCCAGCttcctcccacagacacacaccactgcagGTTGTCATATCAGTACCTGCCTTAAATTACCacattttatgaatgagctacaTTATGGACTCAAGCGTGACTGTGGTATACTGCTGTGAGCAAAGCACTGCAGTATG from Osmerus mordax isolate fOsmMor3 chromosome 12, fOsmMor3.pri, whole genome shotgun sequence includes these protein-coding regions:
- the phf6 gene encoding PHD finger protein 6 isoform X2, with translation MSGQRKGTAARLPKCAFCKTNRDKECGQLLVSDNQKVAAHHKCMLFSSALVTSHSDSENLGGFSIEDVKKEIKRGNKLMCSSCHRPGATIGCDVKTCRRTYHYYCALWDKAQIKENTSQGIYLVYCRKHKDASQDDSDDEQSGVANDSDSSPPRGRGRGRFEKGRNKAGSRGQSEDTRSTSSQGVDDESSSHRDRSPLRVGPGDSGLRCGFCHAGEDENETRGVLHADNAKKVAAHYKCMLFSSGTVQLTTTSRAEFGNFDIKTVIQEIKRGKRMLGATIGCEIKACVKTYHYHCGVQDKAKYIENMARGIYKLYCKNHSGNEERDEEDEERESRSRESAAVDHGGTLPSPQINGN
- the phf6 gene encoding PHD finger protein 6 isoform X1; this translates as MSGQRKGTAARLPKCAFCKTNRDKECGQLLVSDNQKVAAHHKCMLFSSALVTSHSDSENLGGFSIEDVKKEIKRGNKLMCSSCHRPGATIGCDVKTCRRTYHYYCALWDKAQIKENTSQGIYLVYCRKHKDASQDDSDDEQSGVANDSDSSPPRGRGRGRFEKGRNKAGSRGQSEDTRSTSSQGVDDESSSHRDRSPLRVGPGDSGLRCGFCHAGEDENETRGVLHADNAKKVAAHYKCMLFSSGTVQLTTTSRAEFGNFDIKTVIQEIKRGKRMKCTLCTQLGATIGCEIKACVKTYHYHCGVQDKAKYIENMARGIYKLYCKNHSGNEERDEEDEERESRSRESAAVDHGGTLPSPQINGN